A section of the Burkholderia mallei ATCC 23344 genome encodes:
- a CDS encoding pyridoxal phosphate-dependent aminotransferase has translation MNAPHNMPTTPTLLSRLPEVGTTIFTVMSALAAEKGAVNLGQGFPDFDCDPRIVDAVAHAMRDGRNQYPPMAGVAPLREAIADKIERLYGRRYDAATEITVTAGATQALLTAILCAVHPGDEVIVIEPTYDSYLPSIELAGATPVFVTLNAPDYAIPFDKLAAAITPKTRAILINTPHNPTGTVWREADMRALEDIVRGTGLLIVSDEVYEHMVYDGARHESVARYPELAARSIIVSSFGKTFHVTGWKIGYVAAPAPLTAEFRKVHQFNVFTVNTPMQFGLADYLRDPEPYLTLPAFYQQKRNFFRAGLANTRFALLPCAGTYFQCVDYSAISDLPEAEFAKWLTTEIGVAAIPVSAFYHEPHESGVVRFCFAKREDTLATALERLARL, from the coding sequence ATGAACGCACCGCACAACATGCCGACGACGCCCACTCTCCTCTCGCGCCTGCCCGAGGTCGGCACGACGATTTTCACGGTCATGAGCGCGCTCGCCGCGGAAAAGGGCGCGGTCAATCTCGGCCAGGGCTTTCCCGACTTCGATTGCGATCCGCGCATCGTCGACGCGGTCGCGCACGCGATGCGCGACGGCCGCAACCAGTATCCGCCGATGGCGGGCGTCGCGCCGCTGCGTGAAGCGATCGCCGACAAGATCGAGCGGCTTTACGGCCGCCGCTACGATGCCGCGACCGAGATCACCGTGACGGCGGGCGCGACCCAGGCGCTCCTGACCGCGATCCTGTGCGCGGTGCATCCGGGCGACGAGGTGATCGTGATCGAGCCCACCTACGACAGCTACCTGCCGTCGATCGAGCTGGCGGGCGCAACGCCCGTGTTCGTCACGCTGAACGCGCCCGACTACGCGATTCCGTTCGACAAGCTCGCCGCGGCGATCACGCCGAAGACGCGCGCGATCCTGATCAACACGCCGCACAATCCGACGGGCACCGTCTGGCGCGAGGCGGACATGCGCGCGCTCGAGGACATCGTGCGCGGCACCGGCCTGCTGATCGTATCCGACGAGGTCTACGAGCACATGGTCTACGACGGCGCGCGGCACGAAAGCGTCGCCCGCTACCCGGAACTCGCCGCGCGCAGCATCATCGTGTCGAGCTTCGGCAAGACCTTTCACGTGACGGGCTGGAAGATCGGCTACGTCGCCGCGCCCGCGCCGCTCACGGCCGAGTTCCGCAAGGTGCATCAGTTCAACGTGTTCACGGTCAATACGCCGATGCAATTCGGCCTCGCCGATTATCTGCGCGATCCCGAGCCGTATCTGACGCTGCCCGCGTTCTATCAGCAAAAGCGCAACTTCTTCCGCGCCGGGCTCGCGAACACGCGCTTCGCGCTGCTGCCCTGCGCGGGGACATACTTCCAGTGCGTCGATTATTCGGCGATCAGCGATCTGCCGGAAGCGGAGTTCGCAAAATGGCTGACGACCGAAATCGGCGTCGCCGCGATTCCGGTATCGGCGTTCTATCACGAGCCGCATGAATCGGGCGTCGTGCGCTTTTGCTTCGCGAAGCGCGAAGACACGCTCGCCACCGCGCTCGAGCGGCTCGCACGCCTGTAG
- a CDS encoding oxepin-CoA hydrolase, alternative type — MSAELLASRPPESESTLVLTLSNPGARNALHPDMYAAGLEALNTAERDPSIRAVVLTGADRFFCAGGNLNRLLDNRAKAPSVQAASIDLLGEWITAINTVTKPVIAAVEGAAAGAGFSLALACDLLVAADDAKFVMSYARVALTPDGGGSWFLARALPRALAAEILFEGKPAAATRLHQLGVVNRLTKPGTTRDEAIAWADQLGTMSPNALARIKSLIADAQTQPLAAHLAAERDHFVASLHHADALEGITAFLDKRAPIYKR; from the coding sequence ATGAGCGCAGAACTGCTCGCGTCGCGCCCGCCGGAGAGCGAATCGACGCTCGTCCTCACGCTGTCCAACCCCGGCGCGCGCAACGCGCTGCACCCCGACATGTACGCCGCCGGCCTCGAGGCGCTGAATACGGCGGAGCGCGATCCGTCGATCCGCGCGGTCGTGCTGACGGGCGCGGACCGCTTCTTCTGCGCGGGCGGCAACCTGAACCGGCTGCTCGACAACCGCGCGAAGGCGCCGTCCGTGCAGGCGGCGAGCATCGATCTGCTCGGCGAATGGATCACCGCGATCAATACGGTGACGAAGCCCGTGATCGCGGCGGTCGAAGGCGCCGCCGCGGGGGCCGGCTTCTCGCTCGCGCTCGCATGCGATCTGCTCGTCGCCGCCGACGACGCGAAGTTCGTGATGTCGTATGCGCGCGTCGCGCTCACGCCCGACGGCGGCGGCTCGTGGTTCCTCGCGCGGGCGCTGCCCCGCGCGCTCGCGGCCGAGATCCTGTTCGAGGGCAAGCCGGCTGCCGCGACGCGCCTGCATCAGCTCGGCGTCGTGAATCGCCTGACGAAGCCGGGCACCACGCGCGACGAGGCGATCGCCTGGGCCGACCAGCTCGGCACGATGTCGCCGAACGCGCTTGCGCGCATCAAGTCGCTGATCGCCGACGCGCAGACGCAACCGCTCGCCGCGCATCTCGCCGCGGAACGCGATCACTTCGTCGCATCGCTGCATCATGCGGACGCGCTCGAAGGCATCACCGCGTTCCTCGACAAGCGCGCCCCCATCTACAAACGCTGA
- a CDS encoding glutathione S-transferase: MLRLCGFPVSNYYNKVKFVLLEHDIPFEASIVSVPIKDPAFLADTPLGKVPYLMTEHGSLCESQAIIEYLAAIHPDKPIFPADPFAAAKAREITAVLELYLEWNVRELFPEAFFGGKVSDGTKAHVEKRMPRALDGFKRLAKFSPYVLGDTFCIADIAAFIHLPVVALATKAIYGRDFVVDAGIDWKAYVKRIEEARPAAKRVSDERKAFVAGLAKPG; the protein is encoded by the coding sequence ATGCTGCGGCTTTGTGGTTTTCCAGTGTCCAATTATTACAACAAGGTCAAGTTCGTCCTGCTCGAGCACGACATTCCGTTCGAAGCGTCGATCGTCAGCGTCCCGATCAAGGACCCCGCGTTTTTGGCCGATACGCCGCTCGGCAAGGTGCCGTATCTGATGACCGAGCACGGCTCGCTGTGCGAATCGCAGGCGATCATCGAATATCTTGCCGCGATTCATCCCGACAAGCCCATTTTCCCGGCCGATCCGTTCGCGGCGGCGAAGGCGCGCGAGATCACGGCGGTGCTCGAGCTGTACCTCGAATGGAACGTGCGCGAACTGTTTCCGGAGGCGTTCTTCGGCGGCAAGGTGAGCGACGGCACGAAGGCGCACGTCGAGAAGCGCATGCCGCGCGCGCTGGACGGTTTCAAGCGGCTCGCGAAATTTTCGCCGTACGTGCTCGGCGATACGTTCTGCATTGCCGACATCGCCGCGTTCATCCATCTGCCGGTCGTCGCGCTCGCGACGAAGGCGATCTACGGCCGCGATTTCGTCGTCGACGCGGGGATCGACTGGAAGGCGTACGTGAAGCGCATCGAGGAAGCGCGGCCGGCCGCGAAGCGCGTGAGCGACGAGCGCAAGGCGTTCGTCGCGGGGCTCGCGAAGCCGGGCTGA
- a CDS encoding MaoC family dehydratase gives MGISYEDLEVGSRTEVGKHRFTADEIVTFAQAYDPQPFHVDAQAAKSSMFGGLVASGWHTCSVFMGMLVRGVLQGSTSMGSPGIEEIRWIKPVRAGDTITMYNKILDKRLSESKPDRGIVTTEWEGGDEQGETVITVRSKVIFGLRSPQVRA, from the coding sequence ATGGGTATCAGTTACGAAGACCTGGAAGTCGGCAGTAGAACCGAAGTCGGCAAGCATCGATTCACGGCCGACGAGATCGTCACGTTCGCGCAGGCTTACGATCCGCAGCCGTTTCATGTCGATGCGCAAGCGGCGAAATCGTCGATGTTCGGCGGGCTCGTCGCGAGCGGCTGGCATACGTGCTCGGTGTTCATGGGCATGCTCGTGCGCGGCGTGCTCCAGGGCTCGACGAGCATGGGTTCGCCCGGCATCGAGGAGATCCGCTGGATCAAGCCGGTGCGCGCGGGCGACACGATCACGATGTACAACAAGATCCTCGACAAGCGGCTGTCCGAGAGCAAGCCGGATCGCGGGATCGTGACGACCGAATGGGAAGGGGGCGACGAGCAGGGCGAGACCGTCATCACCGTGCGCTCGAAAGTGATCTTCGGGCTGCGCTCGCCGCAGGTGCGTGCATGA
- a CDS encoding acyl-CoA dehydrogenase family protein, with protein MNFTFSEEQQQFAHALRRYLDERYGFDARRAIIHSDAGVCDEQWRAFAELGLTALPVPEAHGGFGGGAVDMLVATQELGRALVVEPYWATAVGIEALRVAGSADGEDAALLARAAQGDAKLAVAFHEPHARHDLFAIETLARPDGDGFALTGVKSVVRHGAQADVLIAPARLPNGAIGLFAIARGAAGAEIVDYRTIDGQRAATVRFSDTPARALVGGERDAAALERIADYGVVLLCGEAIGALDALNHATLDYTKTREQFGVPIARFQALQHRMVDMLIHAEQARSLTYLAAVRYASDDANARRKAVSAAKARVGQAARFVGQQAVQLHGGMGVTDEVAAAHLFKRLSIIETTLGDVDHHLARFASLPDFALLQDA; from the coding sequence ATGAACTTCACTTTCAGCGAAGAACAACAGCAATTCGCCCATGCGCTGCGCCGCTATCTCGACGAGCGCTACGGCTTCGACGCGCGGCGCGCGATCATCCATTCGGACGCGGGCGTTTGCGACGAGCAGTGGCGCGCGTTCGCCGAGCTGGGCCTGACCGCGCTGCCCGTGCCCGAGGCGCACGGCGGCTTCGGCGGCGGCGCGGTCGACATGCTGGTCGCGACGCAGGAGCTCGGGCGCGCGCTCGTCGTCGAGCCTTATTGGGCGACGGCGGTCGGGATCGAGGCGCTGCGCGTCGCGGGCTCGGCCGACGGCGAGGATGCGGCGCTCCTCGCGCGCGCGGCGCAGGGCGACGCGAAGCTCGCGGTCGCGTTCCACGAGCCGCATGCGCGCCACGATCTGTTCGCGATCGAGACGCTCGCGCGGCCCGACGGCGACGGGTTCGCGCTGACGGGCGTGAAGTCGGTCGTCCGGCACGGCGCGCAGGCGGACGTGCTGATCGCGCCCGCGCGGCTGCCGAACGGCGCGATCGGCCTTTTTGCGATCGCGCGCGGCGCGGCGGGCGCCGAGATCGTCGACTACCGGACGATCGACGGCCAGCGCGCGGCGACGGTCCGCTTCTCGGACACGCCCGCTCGCGCGCTCGTGGGCGGCGAGCGCGACGCCGCCGCGCTCGAGAGGATCGCCGACTACGGCGTCGTGCTGCTGTGCGGCGAGGCGATCGGCGCGCTCGACGCGCTCAACCATGCGACGCTCGACTACACGAAAACGCGCGAACAGTTCGGCGTGCCGATCGCGCGCTTCCAGGCGCTGCAGCACCGGATGGTCGACATGCTGATCCACGCCGAGCAGGCGCGCTCGCTGACCTATCTTGCCGCGGTGCGCTACGCGAGCGACGACGCGAACGCGCGCCGCAAGGCGGTGTCGGCGGCGAAGGCCCGCGTCGGGCAGGCCGCGCGCTTCGTCGGCCAGCAGGCGGTGCAGTTGCACGGCGGGATGGGCGTCACCGACGAGGTCGCGGCCGCGCATCTGTTCAAGCGGTTGTCGATCATCGAAACGACGCTCGGCGACGTCGATCACCACCTCGCACGTTTCGCGTCGCTGCCGGATTTCGCGTTGCTGCAGGATGCCTGA
- a CDS encoding acyl-CoA dehydrogenase family protein yields MDLDYSPADDTFRAEIRAWLEANLPRALRDKVLNHKRLNRDDFAGWHRLLGTRGWSAPAWPAEYGGPGWNATQRHIWEEECARIGAPPVLPFGVSMVAPVLMKYGSEAQKRRYLPRILDGTDWWCQGYSEPGSGSDLASLRTRAERRGDHYLVNGQKTWTTLGQHADMMFCLVRTDPDAKKQEGISFLLIDMKSPGITVRPIVTLDEDREVNEVFFEDVKVPVENLVGDENRGWTYAKYLLGHERTGIARVGASKRELDFLKRIASRERKNGKPLIADPVFAAKIAALEIELMALEVTVLRVVSSEASGRGPGPEASMLKIKGTEIQQALTELMVDAIGPLAAPFDAAFLEGERERSIAGDDDAAPLAAYYFNYRKTSIYGGSNEIQKNIIAQMILGL; encoded by the coding sequence ATGGATCTCGATTATTCCCCCGCCGACGACACGTTCCGCGCCGAAATCCGCGCGTGGCTCGAGGCGAATCTGCCTCGCGCGCTGCGCGACAAGGTGCTCAACCACAAACGTCTGAATCGCGACGATTTCGCGGGCTGGCACCGGCTGCTCGGCACGCGAGGCTGGTCCGCGCCCGCATGGCCCGCCGAATACGGCGGGCCCGGCTGGAACGCGACGCAGCGCCATATCTGGGAAGAGGAATGCGCGCGCATCGGCGCGCCGCCCGTGCTGCCGTTCGGCGTGTCGATGGTCGCGCCGGTGCTGATGAAGTACGGCAGCGAAGCGCAGAAGCGCCGCTATCTGCCGCGCATCCTGGACGGCACCGACTGGTGGTGCCAGGGCTACTCGGAGCCCGGCTCGGGTTCGGATCTCGCGTCGCTGCGCACGCGCGCCGAGCGCCGCGGCGATCATTACCTCGTCAACGGCCAGAAGACCTGGACGACGCTCGGCCAGCACGCGGACATGATGTTCTGCCTCGTGCGCACCGATCCCGACGCGAAGAAGCAGGAAGGGATCTCGTTCCTGCTGATCGACATGAAATCGCCCGGCATCACGGTGCGCCCGATCGTCACGCTCGACGAGGATCGCGAAGTCAACGAGGTGTTCTTCGAGGATGTGAAGGTGCCCGTCGAGAATCTCGTCGGCGACGAGAATCGCGGCTGGACCTACGCGAAATATCTGCTCGGGCACGAGCGCACCGGCATCGCCCGGGTCGGCGCGTCGAAGCGCGAACTCGATTTCCTGAAGCGCATCGCGTCACGCGAGCGCAAGAACGGCAAGCCGCTCATCGCCGATCCCGTGTTCGCCGCGAAGATCGCCGCGCTGGAGATCGAGTTGATGGCGCTCGAGGTCACGGTGCTGCGCGTCGTCAGCAGCGAGGCGAGCGGGCGCGGGCCGGGGCCGGAGGCGTCGATGCTGAAGATCAAGGGCACCGAGATCCAGCAGGCGCTGACCGAACTGATGGTCGACGCGATCGGGCCGCTCGCCGCGCCGTTCGACGCCGCGTTCCTCGAAGGCGAGCGCGAGCGCAGCATCGCGGGCGACGACGACGCGGCGCCGCTCGCCGCGTATTACTTCAACTACCGCAAGACGTCGATCTATGGCGGTTCGAACGAAATCCAGAAGAACATCATCGCGCAGATGATTCTCGGCCTGTGA
- a CDS encoding histidine phosphatase family protein — protein sequence MSYQLPKRRRIYLMRHGDVTYFDASGRPFDQDAVPLNERGRMQAAAAGRVFAEQNVRFDRVIASGLPRTIETTQRVLAETGQQLDIDIEPAWREIRGGFLADIPPAEQEAAFLRVLDGIVAEHTRFLGGETIGELIDRVLPPLAALRADPSWDTVLLVLHGGVNCALLSHATVPGHRLFIGTLSQSAGCINALDVGERDDDWVVRLVNYSPPEVLHRDVRNTTMEVLYHQFLQSTRE from the coding sequence ATGTCCTATCAATTGCCGAAACGCCGCCGCATCTATCTGATGCGCCACGGCGACGTCACCTACTTCGATGCGAGCGGCCGCCCGTTCGACCAGGACGCCGTGCCGCTCAACGAGCGCGGCCGGATGCAGGCCGCCGCGGCCGGGCGCGTGTTCGCCGAGCAGAACGTGCGCTTCGACCGCGTGATCGCGAGCGGGCTGCCGCGCACGATCGAAACCACGCAGCGCGTGCTCGCCGAAACCGGCCAGCAGCTCGACATCGACATTGAGCCCGCATGGCGCGAGATTCGCGGCGGCTTTCTCGCCGACATTCCGCCCGCGGAGCAGGAGGCCGCGTTCCTGCGTGTGCTCGACGGCATCGTCGCCGAGCACACGCGCTTTCTCGGCGGAGAAACGATCGGCGAGCTGATCGACCGCGTTTTGCCGCCGCTTGCCGCGCTGCGCGCGGACCCGTCGTGGGACACGGTGCTCCTCGTGCTGCACGGCGGCGTGAACTGCGCGCTGCTGTCGCACGCGACGGTGCCGGGGCACCGGCTCTTCATCGGCACGCTGTCGCAGTCCGCCGGCTGCATCAACGCGCTCGACGTCGGCGAGCGCGACGACGACTGGGTCGTGCGGCTCGTCAATTATTCGCCGCCCGAGGTGCTGCACCGCGACGTGCGCAACACGACGATGGAAGTGCTGTATCACCAGTTCTTGCAAAGCACGCGCGAGTAG
- a CDS encoding MaoC family dehydratase, with translation MTARVHALPVVASADALHARVGAAPFASGWIDIDQTRVDRFADATGDHQWIHVDPERAARESPFGGPIAHGFLTLSLIPALMTDALRFEQRMGVNYGLNRVRFLKPVPVGSRVRALFAVKGTGPAKQGGVQATWAVSVEVELGGQPVPACAAEFITLHYF, from the coding sequence ATGACGGCGCGCGTGCACGCGCTGCCGGTCGTCGCGTCGGCCGACGCGCTGCATGCGCGGGTCGGCGCGGCGCCGTTCGCGAGCGGTTGGATCGACATCGATCAGACGCGCGTCGACCGGTTCGCCGACGCAACGGGCGATCATCAATGGATTCATGTCGATCCCGAGCGCGCCGCACGCGAATCGCCGTTCGGCGGGCCGATCGCGCACGGTTTCCTCACGCTGTCGCTGATTCCGGCGTTGATGACCGATGCGCTGCGCTTCGAACAGCGCATGGGCGTGAACTACGGTTTGAATCGCGTGCGCTTCCTGAAGCCGGTGCCGGTCGGCTCGCGCGTGCGCGCGCTTTTCGCGGTGAAGGGAACGGGGCCGGCGAAGCAGGGCGGCGTGCAGGCGACCTGGGCGGTGTCGGTGGAGGTCGAACTCGGCGGCCAGCCGGTGCCGGCCTGCGCGGCCGAGTTCATCACGCTGCATTATTTCTGA
- a CDS encoding right-handed parallel beta-helix repeat-containing protein codes for MMNRSQQTFAGFAAACAFAAGSAAQAWAAPADAIVYPAGNGSDQADALQAALDALQTGQRLVLAPGQYVVGRSLLVKNAQVVVSGYGATLVATNDADQTIEMRGRDSTLVGVTLVGTGATRLTTPESTKVDVTGAGVQVLDVEVRGGASAGIFVFGGTDVAVVGNTVRDTLADGIHTTYGSRNVLVRDNTVQNTGDDMVAVVSYKGDGKLSSNVLIQNNTLLGNYWGRGATVVGGADVTITGNTVRNVQKAAGILVGQEDPANTYDARNVIVSNNTISDIEWPDPDNTRPPAYMAAIDVNTWSGKATSVSVTDNRISRARYAGVRALGNVCQLRVSRNALASIDGTPIALQQAPSCAAGQIVCASNTLDGAALASPAGCSATDGLTITGANVARMPQVRAYLRQTAAPSAAKAGSAAASGE; via the coding sequence ATGATGAACCGATCACAGCAGACATTCGCCGGATTCGCCGCCGCGTGCGCGTTCGCCGCCGGCAGCGCGGCGCAGGCGTGGGCCGCGCCCGCCGACGCCATCGTCTATCCCGCGGGCAACGGCAGCGATCAGGCCGACGCGCTGCAGGCGGCGCTCGATGCGTTGCAGACCGGCCAGCGGCTCGTGCTTGCGCCGGGGCAGTATGTCGTCGGGCGTTCGCTGCTCGTGAAGAATGCGCAGGTCGTGGTATCCGGCTACGGCGCGACGCTTGTCGCGACGAACGATGCCGATCAGACCATCGAGATGCGCGGCCGGGATTCGACGCTCGTCGGCGTCACGCTGGTCGGCACGGGCGCGACGCGGCTCACGACGCCGGAATCGACGAAGGTGGACGTGACGGGCGCGGGCGTTCAGGTGCTCGACGTCGAGGTGCGCGGTGGCGCGAGCGCTGGCATTTTCGTGTTCGGCGGCACGGACGTCGCCGTCGTCGGCAACACGGTGCGGGACACGCTGGCCGACGGCATCCATACGACGTACGGCTCGCGCAACGTGCTGGTGCGCGACAACACGGTGCAGAACACCGGCGACGACATGGTCGCGGTCGTCAGTTACAAGGGGGACGGCAAGCTCAGCAGCAACGTGCTGATTCAGAACAACACGCTGCTCGGCAACTACTGGGGGCGCGGCGCGACCGTGGTCGGCGGCGCGGACGTGACGATCACCGGCAACACGGTACGGAACGTGCAGAAGGCGGCCGGCATTCTCGTGGGGCAGGAAGACCCCGCGAACACCTACGATGCGCGAAACGTCATCGTGTCGAACAATACGATTTCGGACATCGAATGGCCCGATCCGGACAACACGCGCCCGCCGGCCTACATGGCCGCGATCGACGTCAACACCTGGTCGGGCAAGGCGACCTCCGTGTCGGTGACCGATAACCGGATTTCCCGGGCCCGGTATGCGGGCGTGCGGGCGCTCGGCAATGTCTGCCAACTGCGCGTGTCGCGCAACGCGCTCGCGTCGATCGACGGCACGCCGATCGCGTTGCAACAGGCGCCGAGCTGCGCCGCGGGCCAGATCGTGTGCGCATCGAATACGCTGGACGGCGCCGCGCTCGCGTCGCCGGCAGGCTGCTCGGCGACGGACGGCCTGACGATCACCGGGGCGAACGTCGCGCGCATGCCGCAGGTGCGAGCGTATTTGCGGCAAACGGCGGCGCCGTCCGCGGCGAAGGCGGGCAGCGCCGCCGCGTCGGGCGAATGA
- a CDS encoding phosphotransferase: MATEHDPQSSQADYAAFEGTRAVGDAQRFDVDALAAWLAKHVGGFAGPLAVEQFKGGQSNPTFKLVTPARSYVLRAKPAPAAKLLPSAHAIEREYRVMAALAGTGVPVAPMLARCDDESVIGRAFYVMAFVDGRVLWDPSLPGMTPAERGRHYDEMNRVIAALHSIDPQAVGLADYGKPGNYLARQIARWSKQYLASETEPIDAMRRLIDWLPQHLRPESGRDARVSIVHGDYRLDNLIFDAHAPRVLAVLDWELSTLGDPLADFAYHCMAWHVAPERFRGIAGLDLRSLGIPDEAQYVARYCERTGLTMPENWNFYLAYNMFRIAAILQGIMKRVADGTASSAQALDAGRRARPMAELAWRYAQHAR, encoded by the coding sequence ATGGCAACCGAGCACGATCCGCAGTCGAGTCAAGCCGATTACGCCGCATTCGAGGGCACGCGCGCTGTCGGCGACGCGCAGCGCTTCGACGTGGATGCGCTCGCCGCGTGGCTCGCGAAGCACGTCGGCGGTTTCGCCGGCCCGCTTGCCGTCGAGCAGTTCAAGGGCGGCCAGTCGAATCCGACGTTCAAGCTCGTCACGCCCGCACGCAGCTATGTGCTGCGCGCGAAGCCCGCGCCGGCGGCGAAGCTGCTGCCGTCCGCGCACGCGATCGAGCGCGAGTATCGCGTGATGGCCGCGCTCGCCGGCACCGGCGTGCCCGTCGCGCCGATGCTCGCGCGCTGCGACGACGAAAGCGTGATCGGCCGCGCGTTCTACGTGATGGCGTTCGTCGACGGCCGCGTGCTATGGGATCCGTCGCTGCCCGGCATGACGCCCGCCGAGCGCGGCCGCCACTACGACGAAATGAACCGCGTGATCGCCGCGCTGCATTCGATCGATCCGCAGGCGGTCGGGCTCGCCGATTACGGCAAGCCGGGCAACTATCTCGCGCGCCAGATCGCGCGCTGGAGCAAGCAGTATCTCGCGTCGGAAACCGAGCCGATCGATGCGATGCGCCGGCTGATCGATTGGCTGCCGCAGCATCTGCGCCCCGAATCCGGGCGCGACGCGCGCGTGTCGATCGTGCACGGCGACTATCGGCTCGACAACCTGATCTTCGACGCGCACGCGCCGCGCGTGCTCGCGGTGCTCGACTGGGAACTGTCGACGCTCGGCGATCCGCTCGCGGATTTCGCGTATCACTGCATGGCGTGGCACGTCGCGCCCGAGCGCTTTCGCGGCATTGCGGGGCTCGACCTGCGCTCGCTCGGGATTCCCGACGAAGCGCAATACGTCGCGCGCTACTGCGAACGAACGGGCCTCACGATGCCGGAGAACTGGAACTTCTATCTCGCGTACAACATGTTCCGGATCGCCGCGATCCTGCAAGGCATCATGAAGCGCGTCGCCGACGGCACCGCATCGAGCGCGCAGGCGCTCGATGCCGGCCGGCGCGCGCGGCCGATGGCCGAGCTCGCGTGGCGCTATGCGCAGCACGCGCGCTAG
- a CDS encoding acyl-CoA dehydrogenase family protein, with translation MHFDYSAKVEALRAQLGAFFDEHIYPNERAFYEEIARNRRAGDAWRPVELIETLKAKARAAGLWNLFLPDSARGAGLTNLEYAPLCEIMGRVPWAPEVFNCNAPDTGNMETLERYGTDAHKAAWLEPLLDGVIRSAFLMTEPEVASSDATNIRTRIERDGEHYVINGHKWWSSGAGDPRCKLYIVMGKTDPDAPRHAQQSMMLVPSDAHGVTVHRPLNVFGYDDAPHGHMEITLENVRVPASNLLLGEGRGFEIAQGRLGPGRIHHCMRLVGLAERALELMCRRASERIAFGKPVAAQTVTQERIAEARCMIEQARLLTLKTAYMMDTVGNKGARGEIAMIKVVAPNMACQVIDWAIQAHGGGGVSDDFPLAYAYASARTLRFADGPDEVHRNAIAKLELARHAPRSA, from the coding sequence ATGCATTTCGACTACTCCGCGAAAGTGGAAGCGTTGCGCGCGCAGCTCGGCGCGTTCTTCGACGAGCACATCTATCCGAACGAGCGCGCGTTCTACGAAGAGATCGCGCGCAACCGGCGCGCGGGCGACGCATGGCGGCCGGTCGAGCTGATCGAGACGCTGAAGGCGAAGGCGCGCGCCGCGGGCTTGTGGAACCTGTTCCTGCCGGACTCGGCGCGCGGCGCCGGCCTCACGAATCTCGAATACGCACCGCTTTGCGAAATCATGGGCCGCGTGCCCTGGGCGCCCGAGGTCTTCAACTGCAACGCGCCCGACACCGGCAACATGGAAACGCTCGAGCGCTACGGCACCGACGCGCACAAGGCGGCGTGGCTCGAACCGCTGCTCGACGGCGTGATCCGCTCGGCATTCCTGATGACGGAGCCCGAAGTCGCGTCGTCGGACGCGACGAACATCCGCACCCGCATCGAGCGCGACGGCGAGCACTACGTGATCAACGGCCACAAGTGGTGGTCCTCGGGCGCGGGCGATCCGCGCTGCAAGCTCTACATCGTGATGGGCAAGACGGACCCCGACGCGCCCCGCCACGCGCAGCAGTCAATGATGCTCGTGCCGTCGGACGCGCACGGCGTCACCGTGCATCGGCCGCTGAACGTGTTCGGCTACGACGACGCGCCGCACGGCCACATGGAGATCACGCTCGAGAACGTGCGCGTGCCCGCGTCGAACCTGCTGCTCGGCGAGGGGCGCGGCTTCGAGATCGCGCAGGGCCGGCTCGGGCCGGGCCGCATCCATCATTGCATGCGGCTCGTCGGGCTCGCGGAGCGCGCGCTCGAGCTGATGTGCCGCCGCGCGTCGGAGCGCATCGCGTTCGGCAAACCGGTCGCCGCGCAGACGGTCACGCAGGAGCGCATCGCCGAGGCGCGCTGCATGATCGAACAGGCGCGGCTGCTCACGCTGAAGACCGCGTACATGATGGATACCGTCGGCAACAAGGGCGCGCGCGGCGAGATCGCAATGATCAAGGTGGTGGCGCCGAACATGGCGTGCCAGGTGATCGACTGGGCGATCCAGGCGCACGGCGGCGGCGGCGTCAGCGACGATTTCCCGCTCGCCTACGCGTACGCGAGCGCGCGGACGCTGCGCTTCGCGGACGGACCGGACGAGGTCCATCGCAACGCGATCGCGAAACTCGAACTCGCGCGTCACGCGCCGCGATCGGCCTGA
- a CDS encoding DUF1178 family protein, whose product MKVLDLQCPHGHRFEGWFASADEFEAQLSRKLVECPVCGATEVSRMPSAPRLNLSGATQAQPADPRALQAQAMRALREVLAKTENVGERFAEEARRIHYNEAPARSIRGVTTPEDARALAEEGIDVMPLPVPAALKEPLQ is encoded by the coding sequence ATGAAGGTCCTCGATTTACAGTGCCCGCATGGCCATCGGTTCGAAGGCTGGTTCGCGTCGGCCGATGAGTTCGAAGCGCAGTTGTCCCGCAAGCTGGTCGAATGTCCGGTGTGCGGGGCGACCGAGGTCAGCCGCATGCCGTCCGCGCCGCGCCTGAACCTGTCGGGCGCGACGCAGGCGCAGCCGGCCGATCCGCGCGCGCTTCAAGCGCAGGCGATGCGCGCGCTGCGCGAGGTGCTGGCGAAGACCGAGAACGTGGGCGAGCGCTTCGCCGAGGAAGCGCGGCGCATTCACTACAATGAAGCGCCCGCGCGCAGCATTCGCGGCGTGACCACGCCCGAAGACGCGCGAGCCTTGGCCGAAGAAGGCATCGACGTGATGCCGCTGCCGGTTCCCGCCGCGCTGAAAGAGCCTTTGCAGTGA